A section of the Aythya fuligula isolate bAytFul2 chromosome 9, bAytFul2.pri, whole genome shotgun sequence genome encodes:
- the SPSB4 gene encoding SPRY domain-containing SOCS box protein 4 isoform X3 — MGQKISGSIKSVDVREPPYRPVKRELRGPDFCKPARLDMLLDMPPAKLEVQYKHAWNNEDRSLNIFVKEDDKLTFHRHPVAQSTDCIRGKVGYTRGLHVWQIHWPTRQRGTHAVVGVSTAEAPLHSVGYTSLVGSNSESWGWDLGRNKLYHNCKNQPGVTYPVFLEPDESFVLPDSLLVVLDMDEGTLSFMVDGQYLGVAFRGLKGKKLYPIVSAVWGHCEITMRYINGLDQSR; from the coding sequence ATGGGCCAGAAAATCTCAGGGAGCATAAAGTCTGTGGATGTGAGGGAGCCCCCTTATAGACCTGTTAAACGAGAGCTGAGAGGCCCGGATTTTTGCAAGCCCGCCCGGCTGGACATGTTGTTGGATATGCCCCCTGCCAAGCTGGAGGTCCAGTACAAACACGCTTGGAACAATGAAGATCgctctttaaatatatttgtaaaggAGGACGATAAACTGACTTTTCACAGACACCCAGTGGCCCAAAGCACAGATTGCATCCGGGGCAAAGTCGGCTACACGAGAGGCCTCCACGTCTGGCAGATCCACTGGCCCACGAGGCAGCGGGGCACTCACGCTGTGGTGGGCGTCTCCACGGCCGAAGCTCCGCTGCACTCGGTGGGGTACACGTCGTTGGTCGGTAGCAATAGTGAATCGTGGGGCTGGGATTTGGGACGCAACAAACTCTATCACAACTGTAAAAACCAGCCTGGGGTCACGTATCCAGTCTTTTTGGAACCAGACGAGTCTTTTGTACTCCCAGACTCCTTACTGGTGGTGTTGGATATGGACGAAGGGACGCTCAGCTTCATGGTAGATGGACAGTATCTTGGAGTGGCCTTCAGAGgactaaaagggaaaaaactttACCCCATAGTCAGTGCAGTTTGGGGGCACTGTGAAATTACAATGAGATACATCAACGGACTTGACC